In the Candidatus Moraniibacteriota bacterium genome, one interval contains:
- a CDS encoding AbrB/MazE/SpoVT family DNA-binding domain-containing protein, whose product MKLKDKNTRKLVRLGKTSLATTLPKEMTDALGWKEKQRVRVKRIKGGIVIRDYRNKNR is encoded by the coding sequence ATGAAATTAAAGGACAAAAACACGAGAAAATTGGTGCGGCTGGGCAAAACGAGCTTGGCCACGACTTTACCTAAAGAGATGACCGATGCGCTCGGCTGGAAGGAAAAACAGCGAGTGAGGGTGAAAAGGATTAAGGGAGGAATTGTTATTAGGGATTATAGGAATAAAAATAGATAA